In one Terriglobales bacterium genomic region, the following are encoded:
- the sdhB gene encoding succinate dehydrogenase iron-sulfur subunit yields MADKTVVLKIKRQADPGAQPYWEEFELAWKPGMNVISAMMEIAANPVNRQGKAAAPITYDSNCLEEVCGSCAMRINGRAQMACSALVDKLEQPIRLEPLSKFPVVRDLAVDRNVLFENLKRVKAWVPVDGTYDLGSGPRVSPRQQEEAYPYSRCISCCCCMEVCPQFNEQTGFVGAATIGQVALFNEHPTGKVLAPDRLAALMGDGGIADCAYAQNCVEACPKEIPLTRAISSVAGQVMRQAIRDLFRS; encoded by the coding sequence ATGGCCGACAAGACGGTCGTTCTCAAGATCAAGCGCCAGGCCGACCCCGGGGCCCAGCCCTACTGGGAGGAGTTTGAGCTGGCCTGGAAGCCCGGCATGAATGTGATCTCCGCCATGATGGAGATCGCCGCCAACCCCGTGAACCGCCAGGGCAAGGCCGCCGCGCCCATCACCTACGATTCGAATTGCCTGGAGGAGGTGTGCGGCTCCTGCGCCATGCGCATTAACGGGCGGGCGCAGATGGCATGCTCGGCGCTGGTGGACAAGCTGGAGCAGCCCATCCGCCTGGAGCCGCTGTCGAAGTTCCCGGTCGTGCGCGACCTGGCGGTGGATCGCAACGTCCTGTTCGAGAACTTGAAGCGCGTGAAGGCGTGGGTGCCGGTGGACGGCACCTACGACCTGGGCTCGGGGCCGCGCGTCTCTCCGCGCCAGCAGGAGGAGGCGTATCCGTACTCGCGCTGCATCTCCTGCTGCTGCTGCATGGAGGTGTGCCCGCAGTTCAATGAGCAGACCGGCTTCGTGGGCGCGGCCACCATCGGCCAGGTGGCGCTGTTCAATGAGCATCCCACGGGCAAAGTACTGGCGCCGGACCGGCTGGCGGCGCTGATGGGCGATGGCGGCATCGCCGACTGCGCCTATGCGCAAAACTGTGTCGAGGCCTGCCCCAAGGAGATTCCCCTGACGCGCGCCATCTCCAGCGTGGCCGGCCAGGTGATGCGCCAGGCTATCCGTGACCTGTTCCGGAGCTAG
- a CDS encoding dipeptidase: protein MIAKPWLLFLFLVTLSALAQPAAKPAAKAGPRAIHNSALIIDTHADTTQYFSDDFDISRGALAEGRHFDLDLARKGNLRAQFFSVWVDPKAPRSHGRFAIRTFELIDSVYRQVARHPDGMMMAFSPADIQRAHAGHKLAVLMGIEGGHSIENDLALLRDYYRLGVRYMTITWSNSTDWADSSGDIDKAGVPHTKGGLTEFGEEVIREMNRLGMMVDISHVSDRTFYRTLVISRAPVIASHSSARALTNHKRNMTDDMLRAVARNNGVVMVNFYSAFVDDDYRREAAKLNAEADAAEEKMRAELKNADAATYYRAFNKLHRQFAARVPRPPFKSLIDHIDHVAKVAGIDHVGLGSDFDGVTSLPQGIDSVADLPKITAALAARGYTAEQLHKILGGNLMRVFRDVERISRQIQAEEKAESAAAAPKH from the coding sequence ATGATTGCGAAGCCCTGGTTGTTGTTCCTCTTCCTGGTGACCTTATCCGCCCTTGCCCAACCGGCTGCAAAACCTGCCGCCAAGGCCGGCCCGCGCGCCATCCATAACTCGGCGCTCATCATCGACACGCACGCGGACACCACGCAATACTTTTCCGACGACTTCGATATCAGCCGTGGCGCCCTGGCCGAAGGCCGGCACTTCGACCTGGACCTCGCCCGCAAGGGCAATCTGCGCGCGCAATTTTTCTCCGTCTGGGTGGACCCGAAGGCGCCGCGCTCGCACGGCCGCTTCGCCATCCGCACTTTCGAGCTCATTGATTCCGTCTACCGGCAGGTGGCGCGCCATCCCGACGGCATGATGATGGCGTTCAGCCCGGCCGACATCCAGCGCGCTCATGCGGGACACAAGCTGGCGGTGCTGATGGGAATCGAGGGCGGGCACTCCATCGAGAACGACTTGGCGCTGTTGCGGGATTACTACCGGCTGGGGGTGCGCTACATGACCATCACCTGGTCGAACAGCACCGATTGGGCCGATTCTTCCGGCGACATCGACAAGGCCGGTGTCCCGCACACCAAGGGAGGCCTCACCGAATTCGGCGAGGAAGTCATCCGCGAGATGAACCGGTTGGGCATGATGGTCGACATCTCGCATGTTTCCGACCGTACGTTCTACCGCACGCTGGTGATCAGCCGCGCCCCGGTCATCGCTTCGCATTCGTCCGCGCGCGCGCTGACCAATCACAAGCGCAACATGACCGACGACATGCTGCGCGCCGTGGCCCGCAACAACGGCGTGGTCATGGTGAACTTCTACTCTGCTTTTGTGGATGACGACTACCGACGCGAGGCCGCCAAGTTGAATGCCGAAGCCGATGCCGCGGAAGAGAAGATGCGGGCTGAGCTGAAAAACGCCGACGCCGCGACCTACTACCGCGCCTTCAACAAGCTGCACCGCCAGTTCGCGGCACGCGTGCCTCGTCCGCCGTTCAAGTCGCTGATCGACCACATCGACCACGTGGCCAAAGTGGCAGGCATCGATCACGTCGGTTTGGGCTCCGACTTCGACGGCGTCACTTCCCTGCCCCAGGGCATCGACTCGGTAGCGGATTTGCCGAAGATCACCGCGGCGCTGGCGGCGCGCGGCTATACCGCCGAGCAGTTGCACAAGATCCTGGGCGGAAACCTGATGCGCGTGTTCCGCGACGTGGAACGCATCAGCCGCCAGATCCAGGCCGAGGAAAAGGCGGAGTCGGCCGCGGCAGCCCCGAAACATTGA
- a CDS encoding peptidylprolyl isomerase has product MSRLIAAALLFVSIVACESEPQKTPSAAPSSPAPAAAEAKPNLGPDPATLVGATAVIETSSGKLTCKLFAKEAPKTVANFVGLAEGTRDWKHPLTKSPKVGAPLYDGTIFHRVIPNFMIQGGDPLGNGSGDPGYSFEDEIVPTLTFDRPGRMAMANSGPNTNGSQFFITEVQTPHLNGKHTIFGQCDAASVALVRKIARVPRDERNDKPIKPVRIEKITIVRAEKK; this is encoded by the coding sequence ATGTCCCGACTGATTGCTGCCGCGCTCTTGTTCGTTTCCATCGTCGCCTGCGAATCGGAACCTCAGAAAACCCCATCCGCCGCGCCCTCGAGCCCCGCCCCGGCTGCCGCGGAGGCCAAACCGAACCTCGGTCCTGACCCCGCAACCTTGGTGGGCGCCACGGCCGTGATCGAGACCTCGTCGGGCAAGCTGACCTGCAAGCTCTTCGCAAAAGAAGCTCCCAAGACGGTAGCCAACTTTGTGGGTCTCGCCGAAGGCACGCGCGACTGGAAGCACCCTCTGACCAAGTCGCCCAAGGTCGGAGCGCCGCTGTATGACGGCACCATCTTCCATCGCGTCATCCCCAACTTCATGATCCAGGGCGGCGACCCGCTGGGAAACGGCTCCGGCGACCCTGGCTACAGTTTCGAGGACGAGATCGTGCCCACGCTCACGTTCGACCGGCCCGGGAGGATGGCGATGGCCAACTCCGGACCCAACACCAACGGCTCGCAGTTCTTCATCACCGAGGTGCAGACACCGCACCTGAACGGCAAACACACTATCTTTGGCCAGTGTGATGCGGCCAGCGTCGCCCTGGTGCGCAAGATCGCCCGCGTGCCCCGCGACGAACGCAATGACAAGCCCATCAAGCCCGTAAGGATCGAGAAGATCACCATCGTACGGGCCGAAAAGAAATAG